A segment of the Corylus avellana chromosome ca2, CavTom2PMs-1.0 genome:
ATTTGATTGTCTTGTAAAATCTGGATTTGTTTGGTTTGACTTCAGATCAAactgataatgatttttttttttttggttagttgcTATTCTCtccttttgtttgttaattatcTTCCGACAAGATTGGTCCTTGggcctctaaaaaaaaaaaaaaaattcacaaagcAATAAGAGATAATAAGTTAAAAGAGTACCCACCCGATTCCTTTTATGAATAATGGCTCAGTGTGCTGGGGCCAAGTCAATAAAAAACTTCTATATCCATGCCTTGTTTgtcctttatttcttttccttttttttttttttttttcatttcattttattattattattttttttttcatctcacaTTCTCTTAATATTTAGCAAGCATGATGgacatgtatattaatataatgtaatggTGACTTTGGCAAAATATTGATCCTATGGAAAGTTATTAAGTAGCAAATGTAACTTAAACCTGCTTCTTTTACCTATATTAACGGTAAGGATTTTCTAGTAGTTCCGagtgacccaaggactaaatttcaTTTTGGGACTTTATGTGCTTGTTAGCTTCAATGTTGTTCATTAAGCATTAAACGTGTATTGTTAGTTATTGAATTACATTTTGAAATTTCGTCATGACAATTACCAATTCCAGATTGTATTAGTGGACGGATAAAATTAATTCTGCCTGCAAATTATATTGTAGGGTTCAATATTTCAGACTTAAGAGcaacatacaaataatcataaattgccgcatacaaataaaactaatgcatggaaatagttgttccataaaagtaatcagccgacctgataattacgaacaacctgataattacgaacaagcaGGATTTTTACATAATTGTTACATAGAAGCCATAACCATATATCCACGTGGACAACATAGGTAAGTAAACAATATCcttgacaacaacaaaacagatagtctatttcattgataataatctaattgcctcattcccatgcctcaatgccccatcaaccttagacaaatcaacagtacacaaatcaccaacaaaaaaaccaacaaatatgtTTGGATCTTTAGTTTGCCCCTAAGTAATGACACTTCACATTTCAGGGAATGAACTTGTTTTATACAGCGCAGGTAGGACCTCCCTTCCGCGAGCACAGGTTTCTTTGTCATACCATTGGAAAAAAGGACATTGGCCAGCTTTctgtaattacacaaaaaaaaatctgataattacgAATAAGCACAAAGTAATAACTATTTCGTAAAAccaaattatccaaattcaaatacctttttacggtcatacgtagcacacccatagaatcgcctcccaggattttttatagtagtggatgttataattgggcTTCTAAGTCCGCACCTACACTGCACAGGTTCCATATCCTCTTTCACCGATGATGTTATAGATGCCGACGACATTGACTGCTCATTCTACAGTGAGACCcacaattattagaagtaatcacaattccctaatgggtttcactaattaaaattcacaaacctttttcatcttcccatcGTAGAATTCGCTTTCATTGTCTCCTATCCCgaaatctttcttcctcctgttcatcttataatatgaacctaacaatatataagtgacatgtgagagaataatcaagctcataaaagaaaaataaaatcaagcttgccaaaagattattctcacttcaatttgtaatctaaacaatactgggAAAAATAatgtaccctaaaccctaaccaaaagataatcacattgtttaaaatgtgattcccctacagaaatagtactgctcaatttgtaatctaaacaatactaagttgttagtgtAGTAGCTAGAAATGGTATATGAGCATAGAGGGCTCCctacaaacatgcaaatatgcagtgtaatcaagcatgcaataagaagaaattaGTCATAGCATCCAACCACGTATAtaatactgctcaattgtagaatgatgaaacttccctaaaaaaatttacaaagtcattaaaacccaaccaaccacaatctatcatatcccaacaataataccacttttttctccattgaaaaatacttttcttccaaatgttaatactaatatgattaaCATTTCTTTCAGTAATTGACCTTTCTTCTCATCAACTAAAAAAGGTGGCAACAATATTGGAGGACCTAAAAACAAAGACATGCATAGAAAAGTATGGCATGAactattaggtaaaaaaaaaaaattcaaaaaatactgctcaattgtagaatgatgaaactggcgtaaactatgcacaaagaattcctattttcatgtcctcggcaatccaccatttgagtagagaagcaacaaaataaaataaataattatacaaatgaaaaaatcccccttgaccaacttgccagtgcacacgaaaaaaactgtctcattccaggaccacaaccaaggtggaccacacccactgccaatcaacaataatattggctcaaaagtgcaatattcgacagatgttggacaaaaaatggttggggatggggtttcgaccaaaagcttccaacacaacaagaaaattcaaaacacaactattaaaggcttccatttcagtcaatcaacaaaacccacagagaaatttcggaaaataccttcgtcgaaaccagatttttccgattcaaaatattgtgaatcgacggaaacctagccggaaaagtgacgccggaattggtggtccaaaacggtgagtaCTGTCGTCGGTGGCCTCTGTCGCCGGTGGGTTCCGTCTCCGGTGGTTCTGTCGCCGGCGGGGTCTGGGTCGGTGGCGTCTGCTGCGTCGGTGGCTTGCCGCTGGTTGTATCGGGTGGTTCGTAGATGGGCGGTATGGTCCGTATGAAAtgggtttcaaaaaagaagccctcaagttatataaaactcaccgttttggatggtccaaaacggtgagttttatatcctacgtgtccaatgtgaacacgtaggatacaaaaattccacttaggtggacttaagtgaaacggttcgtttcattcaaataacggcagttaccaaaaattaacggtatggagtttctagtagtttcgagtgacccaaggactaaattttcgaaaaaaaaaattcagggagtttttaataaaggcgcgtttacctaaagattttatatacaatttccctttaatttaatttatttcagCAAAATTCCGttactgacttaagcattaaAACTATATTTCGCTGGCACACCAGCAAGCTCTATTGCTTAAttcctttttcgtttttttttttttgtagatatAAATTGGACAAGCGTTtgtcactaattaattaagaaactGCTATAACAGAGAGGAGCCTGAACCTACCATGCCAGAGTTTACTAATTATAACTTATGGTAATGAACAAATTAACGTGTTTAATTAGTGATTATAAGCCACTCCTTTGAGAGGCTAACCGCATCTCCCCCCGTTCAAAGCAAAACAACCACCAACCATTTCACATATTAAGCCATCATAATCTACATTTACTCTTCCCCTTcaacaaagaaattaattaagaaagaatGAAGCCATTTACGACCTTCGTCTTTCTCTGCACGCTGTGCGTCGCCGTTTTGCCTCAGCTAATCGTCGCGCGCCCAACCAATGTGACCAAACTCGTTACTCAAGTCTGCGCCCACACGGCTCACAAGGATCTCTGCGTCGACACCCTTGCGGCCGATCCCATTAGCCAGGGAGCCAACCAGACCGGCCTGGCCTTGGTGGCGCTGAGGGTGGCCTCGCAGAATGCCTCCGACATAACCGAACACATAAAGGTGTCGGTCAACGACGCGAGTTTGGCGCCTGCGGTTCAGCAGGGCCTGTCGGACTGCATGGACAATTACGTGGACGCGGCTGAGCAGCTCGATGACTCGCTTGCCGCCTTGCTGGCGGGTGCCCACGATGATTTGAATACTTGGGTGAATGTAGCCATTGCTGATTCTGATTCATGCGAGAAATCCATCAAGGGATTCAAAACCGGGAtgtctaagaaaaatgttatgttTCGCATGTTATGCGAGAATGCCTTGGCCATCGCCAAGGCCGTCGCCGTCGCCGGAAACTGATactttacttttaattttttttttcacattataATAGTTTGCCTTTGTggctcaattttcttttctattttgttt
Coding sequences within it:
- the LOC132169142 gene encoding pectinesterase inhibitor 6-like, with translation MKPFTTFVFLCTLCVAVLPQLIVARPTNVTKLVTQVCAHTAHKDLCVDTLAADPISQGANQTGLALVALRVASQNASDITEHIKVSVNDASLAPAVQQGLSDCMDNYVDAAEQLDDSLAALLAGAHDDLNTWVNVAIADSDSCEKSIKGFKTGMSKKNVMFRMLCENALAIAKAVAVAGN